Proteins co-encoded in one Lates calcarifer isolate ASB-BC8 linkage group LG17, TLL_Latcal_v3, whole genome shotgun sequence genomic window:
- the nfic gene encoding nuclear factor 1 C-type isoform X1, which produces MMFSPLSLSQDEFHPFIEALLPQVRAFAYTWFNLQARKRKYFKKHEKRMTKEEERAVKDELLGEKAEVKQKWASRLLAKLRKDIRPECREDFVLSVTGKKAACCVLSNPDQKGKMRRIDCLRQADKVWRLDLVMVILFKGIPLESTDGERLVKGGQCSNPVLCVQPRHISVSVKELDLYLAYYVQEREAEQSSSPSRTGVGSDQEDSRTTTMDGPEFQESFVTSGVFSVTELVQVSRTPVVTGVGPSFSVGELQGHLAYDLNQSVNQPVSLRRSLASTSSSGSKRHKSGSMEEEADSPGGEYYHSPSSPASSSRNWTDDMEGGLSPPVKKAELDSPSPQEDSPRLGSFTQHHRPVIAVHSGLSRSTHPSSSLHFPSSSYFPHGAIRYPPHLAQDPLKDLVSLACDPANQTPNSLNGSNQIKVPSHYISSQMLAPPGPAPSLAPPPSSLPRPTLPAESKATTTSSDGGANSPTSPILVSGQLSELWRKGDCHGSTVLEERKQCCQDIARGKIYSAL; this is translated from the exons GATGAGTTCCATCCGTTCATTGAGGCTCTGCTGCCCCAGGTCCGTGCCTTCGCCTACACATGGTTCAACCTCCAGGCCAGGAAAAGGAAGTACTTCAAAAAGCATGAGAAAAGGATGActaaagaagaggagagagctgTTAAAGACGAACTTCTGGGGGAGAAAGCAGAG GTGAAACAGAAGTGGGCCAGTCGTCTTTTGGCCAAGCTAAGAAAGGACATCAGACCTGAATGCAGAGAGGACTTTGTCCTGTCAGTCACGGGGAAGAAAGCAGCATGTTGTGTCCTGTCAAACCCTGATCAGAAAGGCAAAATGAGACGCATAGATTGTCTTCGACAAGCtgacaaa GTGTGGAGGTTGGACCTGGTGATGGTCATCCTGTTTAAAGGAATCCCACTGGAAAGCACAGATGGAGAGCGGCTTGTGAAGGGAGGCCAGTGCTCCAACCCAGTCCTCTGTGTCCAGCCTCGacacatctctgtctctgtcaaagAGCTTGACCTTTACCTGGCTTACTATGTACAAGAGAGAG aggcagagcagagcagcagtccCAGTCGTACAGGAGTGGGTTCTGATCAGGAGGACAGTCGAACCACGACTATGG ATGGTCCAGAGTTCCAGGAGAGTTTTGTGACATCAGGagttttcagtgtcactgagCTGGTCCAGGTCTCAAGAA CTCCAGTAGTCACAGGAGTAGGACCTAGTTTCTCTGTGGGGGAGCTCCAGGGTCATCTGGCCTATGACCTCAACCAGTCTGTCAACCAGCCAGTTAGCCTCAGACGATCACTGGCCAGCACCTCATCCAGCGG GAGTAAACGTCATAAGTCTGGCTctatggaggaggaggctgacaGTCCAGGAGGGGAGTATTACCACTCACCTTCCTCTCCTGCCAGCAGCTCCAGGAACTGGACTGATGACATGGAAGGAG GTCTGTCTCCTCCAGTGAAGAAGGCAGAGCTGGACAGTCCGTCTCCCCAGGAAGACTCACCAAGACTGGGTTCTTTCACTCAGCACCACCGGCCTGTCATAGCTGTTCACAGTG GTCTGTCTCGGAGTACCCAcccctcctcatctcttcattTCCCATCCTCTTCCTACTTCCCTCATGGAGCAATCCGCTATCCTCCTCACCTGGCCCAGGATCCCCTGAAAGATCTGGTCTCATTGGCCTGTGACCCTGCCAATCAGACTCCTAACTCA CTGAATGGCAGCAACCAGATTAAAGTGCCCAGTCACTACATCTCCTCTCAGATGTTGGCACCTCCGGGACCAGCACCCTCCCTGGctcctcccccatcctccctTCCCAGGCCGACACTGCCAGCAGAGTCAAAGGCCACTACCACTTCCTCTGATGGGGGAGCAAACTCCCCCACATCACCCA TCTTGGTATCTGGGCAACTGAGTGAACTCTGGAGGAAGGGTGATTGCCATGGCAGTACTGTCCTGGAAGAAAGGAAACAATGTTGTCAAGACATTGCCAGAGGAAAAATATATTCAGCTTTGTAG
- the nfic gene encoding nuclear factor 1 C-type isoform X2, producing MMFSPLSLSQDEFHPFIEALLPQVRAFAYTWFNLQARKRKYFKKHEKRMTKEEERAVKDELLGEKAEVKQKWASRLLAKLRKDIRPECREDFVLSVTGKKAACCVLSNPDQKGKMRRIDCLRQADKVWRLDLVMVILFKGIPLESTDGERLVKGGQCSNPVLCVQPRHISVSVKELDLYLAYYVQEREAEQSSSPSRTGVGSDQEDSRTTTMDGPEFQESFVTSGVFSVTELVQVSRTPVVTGVGPSFSVGELQGHLAYDLNQSVNQPVSLRRSLASTSSSGSKRHKSGSMEEEADSPGGEYYHSPSSPASSSRNWTDDMEGGLSPPVKKAELDSPSPQEDSPRLGSFTQHHRPVIAVHSGLSRSTHPSSSLHFPSSSYFPHGAIRYPPHLAQDPLKDLVSLACDPANQTPNSLNGSNQIKVPSHYISSQMLAPPGPAPSLAPPPSSLPRPTLPAESKATTTSSDGGANSPTSPTYSAPGTPPANRSSFVGVTPRDPGGLYQAQSWYLGN from the exons GATGAGTTCCATCCGTTCATTGAGGCTCTGCTGCCCCAGGTCCGTGCCTTCGCCTACACATGGTTCAACCTCCAGGCCAGGAAAAGGAAGTACTTCAAAAAGCATGAGAAAAGGATGActaaagaagaggagagagctgTTAAAGACGAACTTCTGGGGGAGAAAGCAGAG GTGAAACAGAAGTGGGCCAGTCGTCTTTTGGCCAAGCTAAGAAAGGACATCAGACCTGAATGCAGAGAGGACTTTGTCCTGTCAGTCACGGGGAAGAAAGCAGCATGTTGTGTCCTGTCAAACCCTGATCAGAAAGGCAAAATGAGACGCATAGATTGTCTTCGACAAGCtgacaaa GTGTGGAGGTTGGACCTGGTGATGGTCATCCTGTTTAAAGGAATCCCACTGGAAAGCACAGATGGAGAGCGGCTTGTGAAGGGAGGCCAGTGCTCCAACCCAGTCCTCTGTGTCCAGCCTCGacacatctctgtctctgtcaaagAGCTTGACCTTTACCTGGCTTACTATGTACAAGAGAGAG aggcagagcagagcagcagtccCAGTCGTACAGGAGTGGGTTCTGATCAGGAGGACAGTCGAACCACGACTATGG ATGGTCCAGAGTTCCAGGAGAGTTTTGTGACATCAGGagttttcagtgtcactgagCTGGTCCAGGTCTCAAGAA CTCCAGTAGTCACAGGAGTAGGACCTAGTTTCTCTGTGGGGGAGCTCCAGGGTCATCTGGCCTATGACCTCAACCAGTCTGTCAACCAGCCAGTTAGCCTCAGACGATCACTGGCCAGCACCTCATCCAGCGG GAGTAAACGTCATAAGTCTGGCTctatggaggaggaggctgacaGTCCAGGAGGGGAGTATTACCACTCACCTTCCTCTCCTGCCAGCAGCTCCAGGAACTGGACTGATGACATGGAAGGAG GTCTGTCTCCTCCAGTGAAGAAGGCAGAGCTGGACAGTCCGTCTCCCCAGGAAGACTCACCAAGACTGGGTTCTTTCACTCAGCACCACCGGCCTGTCATAGCTGTTCACAGTG GTCTGTCTCGGAGTACCCAcccctcctcatctcttcattTCCCATCCTCTTCCTACTTCCCTCATGGAGCAATCCGCTATCCTCCTCACCTGGCCCAGGATCCCCTGAAAGATCTGGTCTCATTGGCCTGTGACCCTGCCAATCAGACTCCTAACTCA CTGAATGGCAGCAACCAGATTAAAGTGCCCAGTCACTACATCTCCTCTCAGATGTTGGCACCTCCGGGACCAGCACCCTCCCTGGctcctcccccatcctccctTCCCAGGCCGACACTGCCAGCAGAGTCAAAGGCCACTACCACTTCCTCTGATGGGGGAGCAAACTCCCCCACATCACCCA CATACTCAGCCCCTGGGACCCCCCCTGCCAATCGCTCTTCCTTTGTTGGAGTCACCCCTCGAGACCCAGGTGGACTCTACCAAGCCCAG TCTTGGTATCTGGGCAACTGA
- the nfic gene encoding nuclear factor 1 C-type isoform X3 produces the protein MDEFHPFIEALLPQVRAFAYTWFNLQARKRKYFKKHEKRMTKEEERAVKDELLGEKAEVKQKWASRLLAKLRKDIRPECREDFVLSVTGKKAACCVLSNPDQKGKMRRIDCLRQADKVWRLDLVMVILFKGIPLESTDGERLVKGGQCSNPVLCVQPRHISVSVKELDLYLAYYVQEREAEQSSSPSRTGVGSDQEDSRTTTMDGPEFQESFVTSGVFSVTELVQVSRTPVVTGVGPSFSVGELQGHLAYDLNQSVNQPVSLRRSLASTSSSGSKRHKSGSMEEEADSPGGEYYHSPSSPASSSRNWTDDMEGGLSPPVKKAELDSPSPQEDSPRLGSFTQHHRPVIAVHSGLSRSTHPSSSLHFPSSSYFPHGAIRYPPHLAQDPLKDLVSLACDPANQTPNSLNGSNQIKVPSHYISSQMLAPPGPAPSLAPPPSSLPRPTLPAESKATTTSSDGGANSPTSPILVSGQLSELWRKGDCHGSTVLEERKQCCQDIARGKIYSAL, from the exons GATGAGTTCCATCCGTTCATTGAGGCTCTGCTGCCCCAGGTCCGTGCCTTCGCCTACACATGGTTCAACCTCCAGGCCAGGAAAAGGAAGTACTTCAAAAAGCATGAGAAAAGGATGActaaagaagaggagagagctgTTAAAGACGAACTTCTGGGGGAGAAAGCAGAG GTGAAACAGAAGTGGGCCAGTCGTCTTTTGGCCAAGCTAAGAAAGGACATCAGACCTGAATGCAGAGAGGACTTTGTCCTGTCAGTCACGGGGAAGAAAGCAGCATGTTGTGTCCTGTCAAACCCTGATCAGAAAGGCAAAATGAGACGCATAGATTGTCTTCGACAAGCtgacaaa GTGTGGAGGTTGGACCTGGTGATGGTCATCCTGTTTAAAGGAATCCCACTGGAAAGCACAGATGGAGAGCGGCTTGTGAAGGGAGGCCAGTGCTCCAACCCAGTCCTCTGTGTCCAGCCTCGacacatctctgtctctgtcaaagAGCTTGACCTTTACCTGGCTTACTATGTACAAGAGAGAG aggcagagcagagcagcagtccCAGTCGTACAGGAGTGGGTTCTGATCAGGAGGACAGTCGAACCACGACTATGG ATGGTCCAGAGTTCCAGGAGAGTTTTGTGACATCAGGagttttcagtgtcactgagCTGGTCCAGGTCTCAAGAA CTCCAGTAGTCACAGGAGTAGGACCTAGTTTCTCTGTGGGGGAGCTCCAGGGTCATCTGGCCTATGACCTCAACCAGTCTGTCAACCAGCCAGTTAGCCTCAGACGATCACTGGCCAGCACCTCATCCAGCGG GAGTAAACGTCATAAGTCTGGCTctatggaggaggaggctgacaGTCCAGGAGGGGAGTATTACCACTCACCTTCCTCTCCTGCCAGCAGCTCCAGGAACTGGACTGATGACATGGAAGGAG GTCTGTCTCCTCCAGTGAAGAAGGCAGAGCTGGACAGTCCGTCTCCCCAGGAAGACTCACCAAGACTGGGTTCTTTCACTCAGCACCACCGGCCTGTCATAGCTGTTCACAGTG GTCTGTCTCGGAGTACCCAcccctcctcatctcttcattTCCCATCCTCTTCCTACTTCCCTCATGGAGCAATCCGCTATCCTCCTCACCTGGCCCAGGATCCCCTGAAAGATCTGGTCTCATTGGCCTGTGACCCTGCCAATCAGACTCCTAACTCA CTGAATGGCAGCAACCAGATTAAAGTGCCCAGTCACTACATCTCCTCTCAGATGTTGGCACCTCCGGGACCAGCACCCTCCCTGGctcctcccccatcctccctTCCCAGGCCGACACTGCCAGCAGAGTCAAAGGCCACTACCACTTCCTCTGATGGGGGAGCAAACTCCCCCACATCACCCA TCTTGGTATCTGGGCAACTGAGTGAACTCTGGAGGAAGGGTGATTGCCATGGCAGTACTGTCCTGGAAGAAAGGAAACAATGTTGTCAAGACATTGCCAGAGGAAAAATATATTCAGCTTTGTAG
- the nfic gene encoding nuclear factor 1 C-type isoform X4, with product MMFSPLSLSQDEFHPFIEALLPQVRAFAYTWFNLQARKRKYFKKHEKRMTKEEERAVKDELLGEKAEVKQKWASRLLAKLRKDIRPECREDFVLSVTGKKAACCVLSNPDQKGKMRRIDCLRQADKVWRLDLVMVILFKGIPLESTDGERLVKGGQCSNPVLCVQPRHISVSVKELDLYLAYYVQEREAEQSSSPSRTGVGSDQEDSRTTTMDGPEFQESFVTSGVFSVTELVQVSRTPVVTGVGPSFSVGELQGHLAYDLNQSVNQPVSLRRSLASTSSSGSKRHKSGSMEEEADSPGGEYYHSPSSPASSSRNWTDDMEGGLSPPVKKAELDSPSPQEDSPRLGSFTQHHRPVIAVHSGLSRSTHPSSSLHFPSSSYFPHGAIRYPPHLAQDPLKDLVSLACDPANQTPNSMVQVGIYRTSLMKT from the exons GATGAGTTCCATCCGTTCATTGAGGCTCTGCTGCCCCAGGTCCGTGCCTTCGCCTACACATGGTTCAACCTCCAGGCCAGGAAAAGGAAGTACTTCAAAAAGCATGAGAAAAGGATGActaaagaagaggagagagctgTTAAAGACGAACTTCTGGGGGAGAAAGCAGAG GTGAAACAGAAGTGGGCCAGTCGTCTTTTGGCCAAGCTAAGAAAGGACATCAGACCTGAATGCAGAGAGGACTTTGTCCTGTCAGTCACGGGGAAGAAAGCAGCATGTTGTGTCCTGTCAAACCCTGATCAGAAAGGCAAAATGAGACGCATAGATTGTCTTCGACAAGCtgacaaa GTGTGGAGGTTGGACCTGGTGATGGTCATCCTGTTTAAAGGAATCCCACTGGAAAGCACAGATGGAGAGCGGCTTGTGAAGGGAGGCCAGTGCTCCAACCCAGTCCTCTGTGTCCAGCCTCGacacatctctgtctctgtcaaagAGCTTGACCTTTACCTGGCTTACTATGTACAAGAGAGAG aggcagagcagagcagcagtccCAGTCGTACAGGAGTGGGTTCTGATCAGGAGGACAGTCGAACCACGACTATGG ATGGTCCAGAGTTCCAGGAGAGTTTTGTGACATCAGGagttttcagtgtcactgagCTGGTCCAGGTCTCAAGAA CTCCAGTAGTCACAGGAGTAGGACCTAGTTTCTCTGTGGGGGAGCTCCAGGGTCATCTGGCCTATGACCTCAACCAGTCTGTCAACCAGCCAGTTAGCCTCAGACGATCACTGGCCAGCACCTCATCCAGCGG GAGTAAACGTCATAAGTCTGGCTctatggaggaggaggctgacaGTCCAGGAGGGGAGTATTACCACTCACCTTCCTCTCCTGCCAGCAGCTCCAGGAACTGGACTGATGACATGGAAGGAG GTCTGTCTCCTCCAGTGAAGAAGGCAGAGCTGGACAGTCCGTCTCCCCAGGAAGACTCACCAAGACTGGGTTCTTTCACTCAGCACCACCGGCCTGTCATAGCTGTTCACAGTG GTCTGTCTCGGAGTACCCAcccctcctcatctcttcattTCCCATCCTCTTCCTACTTCCCTCATGGAGCAATCCGCTATCCTCCTCACCTGGCCCAGGATCCCCTGAAAGATCTGGTCTCATTGGCCTGTGACCCTGCCAATCAGACTCCTAACTCA ATGGTGCAGGTTGGCATTTATAGAACTAGTCTGATGAAGACTTAA